A region from the Rosa rugosa chromosome 6, drRosRugo1.1, whole genome shotgun sequence genome encodes:
- the LOC133716377 gene encoding uncharacterized protein LOC133716377, which produces MENFEKPIRGKTFSGPEDDALCKTFLYVSQDSAIGTGQTKIVFWRRIHAKWEELYVAETGLAPKRNPGSLRARFKTIKTQCTKYAARVTETKRRRISGFTEADIMEQANISFKNKEKTVFAYHHCWRYLKDAITWKIPGGTNSDSNNGNSSSQFTETQETHISLDGDGDGDEEPPVSIPATNPNQRPIGKKAAKRKIIEEGKLLI; this is translated from the exons atggAGAATTTTGAAAAGCCAATAAGAGGGAAAACATTCTCCGGTCCAGAAGACGACGCACTATGCAAGACATTTTTGTATGTAAGTCAAGATTCTGCTATTGGGACCGGGCAAacaaagattgtattttggcgACGAATTCATGCAAAATGGGAAGAATTGTATGTTGCAGAAACAGGGCTTGCCCCAAAGAGAAATCCAGGTAGCCTCCGTGCTCGATTCAAAACTATCAAAACTCAATGTACTAAATATGCTGCAAGAGTGACAGAAACAAAACGAAGACGGATTAGCGGTTTTACTGAAGCTGACATT ATGGAACAAGCAAATATAAGCTTCAAAAATAAGGAGAAAACTGTGTTTGCTTATCATCATTGTTGGAGATATTTGAAAGATGCTATTACATGGAAAATTCCCGGGGGAACCAACAGCGACTCAAACAACGGTAATTCATCGTCGCAGTTTACCGAAACACAAGAAACACACATTTCACTTGATGGAGACGGAGATGGAGATGAAGAGCCGCCGGTTAGTATTCCGGCCACTAACCCAAATCAAAGGCCCATCGGGAAAAAGGCTGCGAAGAGGAAGATTATTGAAGAGGGCAAGCTTCTGATATGA
- the LOC133714416 gene encoding SEC12-like protein 1, producing the protein MEGGGSEQQQQGTVTCGSWIRRPENMNWVVFGKSRGKEDSSSVLTIFSFDPKTTCLSSSPLATYVFEAVDGDPVSIAVHPSGDDVVCSTSNGGCKLFELYGPESNAKLLARESAPLQGIGPQKCLAFSVDGSKLATGGLDGHMRILEWPSLSIILDEPKAHNSVRDMDFSLDSEFLASTSTDGSARIWKTEDGVPVTTLTRDSDEKIELCCFSKDGTKPFLFCTVQKGAKALTSVWDISTWKKIGHKRLLKKSAAVMSVSKDGKYLALGSKDGDICVVEVKKMEICHWSKRLHLGTCIATLDFCPTERVVLTTSSEWGAVVTKLNVPADWKEWQIYLLLLGLFLASAVAFYIFFEKSDNFWNFPLGKNQPARPEFGAFIKDSQPSDDRNIWGPVDM; encoded by the exons ATGGAGGGAGGCGGGTCGGAGCAGCAGCAGCAGGGGACAGTGACGTGCGGGTCGTGGATCCGACGACCCGAGAACATGAATTGGGTGGTGTTCGGGAAGTCTAGGGGTAAAGAAGACTCCAGTTCAGTTCTGACCATCTTCTCCTTCGACCCCAAGACCACttgtctctcttcctctcctctg GCCACTTATGTGTTTGAAGCGGTGGACGGTGATCCTGTTTCGATTGCGGTGCACCCCAGCGGGGACGACGTCGTTTGCTCCACCTCCAATGGTGGCTGCAA ATTGTTTGAGTTATATGGGCCAGAATCAAATGCCAAGCTGTTGGCAAGAGAATCAGCTCCTTTGCAAGGAATTGGTCCACAGAAGTGTCTAGCTTTTAGTGTCGATGGATCTAAGTTGGCTACCGGCGGTTTG GATGGGCATATGAGAATTCTGGAGTGGCCAAGCCTGTCCATAATTTTAGATGAACCTAAGGCGCATAATTCTGTCCGTGATATGGATTTCAG TTTAGACTCAGAGTTCTTAGCTTCGACATCTACTGATGGCTCAGCAAGAATATGGAAGACGGAAGATGGTGTTCCTGTGACTACTTTGACTCGCGACTCA GATGAAAAGATTGAACTCTGTTGCTTTTCTAAGGATGGGACAAAACCCTTTCTATTTTGCACAGTTCAAAAAG GTGCAAAAGCTTTAACTTCAGTCTGGGACATAAGTACATGGAAGAAAATTGGACATAAAAGGCTTCTTAAAAAGTCTGCTGCTGTTATGTCTGTCAGCAAGGATGGAAAATATCTTGCTCT GGGAAGCAAAGATGGAGATATATGTGTGGTTGAAGTTAAGAAAATGGAGATTTGCCACTGGAGTAAGAGGCTACACCTGGGAACTTGCATTGCCACTCTAGACTTCTGTCCCACTGAAAG GGTTGTGCTCACCACCTCTAGTGAATGGGGAGCTGTGGTGACCAAGTTAAATGTTCCTGCAGATTGGAAAG AATGGCAGATCTATTTGTTGCTTTTAGGGCTGTTTTTGGCGTCCGCCGTTGCATTTTATATCTTCTTTGAGAAGTCTGATAATTTTTGGAACTTCCCTCTTGGAAAAAATCAACCAGCAAGACCTGAATTCGGGGCATTTATAAAAGATTCACAGCCTTCTGACGATAGAAACATTTGGGGTCCTGTAGACATGTGA